The following nucleotide sequence is from Microbacterium imperiale.
GAGCTTCGACATCCCGGGAACGGCCTCGTCGAAGGTCACCGACGAGCTCGCCGACGAACTGCCCGACTTCGCCGGCGCCTCGGGCACCGTCGTCTTCCACGCCGAGGACGGTGCGCTCACCGACGCCCAGCGCCGGGCGATCTCCGACCTCGTGGCTTCAGCCACCGACCTCCCGGATGTCGCCACGGTCAACGACCCGTTCGTCTCCGAGCAGCAGCGGCAGGGCCAGGCGCAGCAGGTCGCGGACGGTCGCGCGCAGATCGACGCCGCGCGCGGGCAGCTCGACGCCGGTCAGGCGCAGCTCGACGAGGGCCGGGCGCAGCTCGATGCCGGCCAGGCCCAGCTCGACGCCGCGCGCGCCCAGGCCGCAGGCGCTCCGCCCGCCGTGCAGGCCCAGCTCGACGCGCAGCAGGCGCAGCTCGATGCCGGGCGTGCCGAGCTCGAGTCGCAGCAGGAGCAGCTGGATGCCGGTCGGGTCGAGCTCGAGGCGCAGGCCGAGACCGCCCAGCTCGGCGCGCGCCTGCTGGAACTCGCCGACGGTATCGCGCTGGTGTCGGCGGACGGAGCGACCGCGACCGTCAACATCGCCTTCACGGAGCCCCGCCTCGAACTGGCCGAGGCGTCGAAGCAGGCGGTCGTCGAGCACTTCACCGCCGAGCCGATCGAGGGCGTCGAGGTCGGCTTCTCGACGGAGATCTCGCAGGGCGTGCCGAAGATCCTCGGCGTCGGCGAGGCCGTCGGTGTGGGCGTCGCCGCCATCGTCCTGCTCGTGATGCTCGGCAGCCTCATCGCGGCGGCGCTGCCGCTCGTGACGGCGCTGGTCGGCGTCGGCGTCGGCGTGCTCGGTGTGCTGTCGCTCTCGGGCGTCGTGCAGATGGCCTCGGTGACGCCCGTCCTCGGCGTCATGCTCGGACTCGCGGTCGGCATCGACTACGCGCTGTTCGTGCTGAACCGGCACCGCAAGCAGCTGCTGCGCGGCATCGAGCTGCACGAATCGATCGGCCTGGCCGGCGGCACGGCGGGCAACGCCGTCGTCTTCGCCGGCTCGACGGTCGTCGTGGCGCTCCTCGCGCTCAACATCACCGGCATCCCGTTCCTCGGTCTCATGGGAACCGCCGGCGCGGTGTGCGTCGCGATCGCGGTGCTCATCGCCATCACGCTGCTGCCGGCGCTCCTCGGCCTGCTCGGCACGCGGGTGCTGGGCCGCCGCGCTCGCGCCCGCATCGGACAGCCCGACGCCGTCGCGACGCCGACGCGCGCGATGCCGACGTGGCGAGCCGTCACGACGGCAGTCGTGTCGGTCGGGCTGCTCCTGGTCCTCGCGGTCCCCGCCCTGTCGATGCGGGTGGGGCTGCCCGACGGTGCCTCCGAGCCCGAAGGATCCTACGGCCAGCGCGCGTTCGAGCTCACCAAGGACGCCTTCGGCGCCGGGGCGAACTCACCGCTGCTGGTGACGGCGAGCCTGCCGGACGGCCTCGACGAGACCGAGCAGCTGCGCGCGCAGGTGGCGGTGGCCGAGGCGATCAGCGAGCGCGAACACGTCAGCGCCGTC
It contains:
- a CDS encoding MMPL family transporter, producing MAELLYRLSKGAARRAWLVIVAWIAVLGVAGAAFALGFGGLSSSFDIPGTASSKVTDELADELPDFAGASGTVVFHAEDGALTDAQRRAISDLVASATDLPDVATVNDPFVSEQQRQGQAQQVADGRAQIDAARGQLDAGQAQLDEGRAQLDAGQAQLDAARAQAAGAPPAVQAQLDAQQAQLDAGRAELESQQEQLDAGRVELEAQAETAQLGARLLELADGIALVSADGATATVNIAFTEPRLELAEASKQAVVEHFTAEPIEGVEVGFSTEISQGVPKILGVGEAVGVGVAAIVLLVMLGSLIAAALPLVTALVGVGVGVLGVLSLSGVVQMASVTPVLGVMLGLAVGIDYALFVLNRHRKQLLRGIELHESIGLAGGTAGNAVVFAGSTVVVALLALNITGIPFLGLMGTAGAVCVAIAVLIAITLLPALLGLLGTRVLGRRARARIGQPDAVATPTRAMPTWRAVTTAVVSVGLLLVLAVPALSMRVGLPDGASEPEGSYGQRAFELTKDAFGAGANSPLLVTASLPDGLDETEQLRAQVAVAEAISEREHVSAVAPIAVSDSGAIAAFQVIPTEGPSSVATEDLVRDLRSLPPVDGEYALGVAGQAAINIDISEGLVGILPIYLAVVVGLSLVIMIVVFRSLVVPLIATGGFILSLFATYGAVVAVFQWGWGAELIGLHTTGPILNFLPVILVGILFGLAMDYQLFLASGMREAYVHGSDARLAVMQGFRAGRSVVIAAALIMVSVFGGFIFAEATIIRSMGFGLAFGILVDALVVRMLLMPALMHLIGRGAWWLPRWLDRILPDVDVEGAKLERTHPHV